A section of the Hemitrygon akajei chromosome 8, sHemAka1.3, whole genome shotgun sequence genome encodes:
- the LOC140731444 gene encoding large ribosomal subunit protein eL27-like, which produces MGKFMKPGKVVLVRAGRYAGRKGVIVKNIDDGTSDRPYSHALVAGIDRYPRKVTAKMGKKRVAKRSKIKSFVKVYNYNHLMPTRYSVGIPLDKTIVNKDVFRDPALKRKARREAKVKFEERYKTGKNKWFFQKLRF; this is translated from the coding sequence ATGGGGAAATTTATGAAACCCGGGAAGGTGGTTCTGGTGCGGGCTGGTCGCTATGCTGGACGCAAAGGTGTTATTGTAAAGAACATTGATGATGGGACTTCTGACAGGCCTTACAGTCATGCCCTTGTTGCTGGTATTGATCGTTACCCTCGAAAAGTGACTGCCAAGATGGGTAAGAAAAGGGTGGCCAAGAGGTCCAAAATCAAGTCCTTTGTGAAAGTCTACAACTACAACCATCTGATGCCAACCAGATACTCCGTTGGCATTCCCCTGGATAAGACCATTGTGAACAAGGATGTTTTCAGGGATCCTGCTTTGAAAAGAAAAGCCAGACGGGAAGCCAAAGTAAAATTTGAGGAAAGGTACAAGACAGGAAAAAACAAATGGTTCTTCCAGAAGCTCCGGTTCTAA